The following coding sequences lie in one Apium graveolens cultivar Ventura chromosome 3, ASM990537v1, whole genome shotgun sequence genomic window:
- the LOC141712007 gene encoding dolichyl-diphosphooligosaccharide--protein glycosyltransferase subunit STT3B, producing the protein MVSKSDTPNGVVKPDLTPQPTALLSSILSLKTLKLKTKQKELLIRVSILCLVYILAFITRLFSVLRYESMIHEFDPYFNYRTTLYLTEKGFYDFWNWFDSESWYPLGRIIGGTLYPGLMVTAALIYWVLRFLSFAVHIREVCVLTAPFFASNTTLVAYFFGKELWDSGAGLVAAALIAICPGYISRSVAGSYDNEAVAIFALLTTFYLFVKAVKLGSLAWGLASAFGYFYMVSAWGGYVFIINLIPLYVLVLLITGRYSMRLYVAYNSMYILGMLLAMQIRFVGFQHVQSGEHMAAMGVFFLMQVFYFLDWVKHQLNDIKLFQAFLRITVTCAVGVGAVALGVGTASGYISPWTGRFYSLLDPTYAKDHIPIIASVSEHQPTAWSSFMFDFHILLFLFPAGLYFCFKRLSDATIFIVMYGLTSMYFAGVMVRLILVATPAVCLISAIAVSATIKNLTQLLRAKNKVTLSASGKGSTGTKASSKGLGDQSLPFQKNGAIALLVGAFYLLSRYATHCTWVTSEAYSSPSIVLAARGHHGQRVIFDDYREAYFWLRQNTPQDAKVMSWWDYGYQITAMANRTVIVDNNTWNNTHIATVGRAMSSYEDEAYEIMRSLDVDYVLVVFGGVTGYSSDDINKFLWMVRIGGGVFPIIKEPDYLVNGEYRVDKGAAPKMLNCLMYKLCYYRFGELTTEYGKPPGYDRARGVEIGNKDVKLEHLEEAFTTSNWIVRIYKVKPPNNRW; encoded by the exons ATGGTCTCCAAATCAGACACTCCAAACGGCGTCGTAAAGCCAGATCTAACCCCACAACCAACCGCACTCCTCTCTTCAATCTTGTCACTCAAAACTCTCAAGCTCAAAACCAAGCAGAAAGAGCTGTTGATCCGGGTATCAATCCTCTGTCTTGTCTACATTTTAGCTTTTATTACAAGATTGTTTAGTGTGCTTCGTTATGAATCTATGATCCATGAATTTGACCCCTATTTCAATTATAGAACTACTCTTTATTTGACTGAAAAGGGCTTTTATGACTTTTGGAATTGGTTTGATTCCGAGAGTTGGTACCCACTTGGTAGGATCATTGGTGGGACTCTTTATCCTGGTCTTATGGTTACTGCTGCTTTGATTTATTGGGTTTTGCGGTTTTTGAGTTTCGCGGTTCATATTCGGGAGGTTTGTGTGCTGACTGCCCCCTTTTTCGCGTCGAATACTACTTTGGTTGCGTATTTTTTTGGGAAGGAGTTATGGGATTCGGGAGCTGGGTTGGTTGCTGCTGCTTTGATTGCGATCTGCCCGGGGTACATTTCGAGGTCGGTGGCGGGGTCTTATGATAATGAGGCGGTGGCGATATTTGCTTTGTTGACTACGTTTTATTTGTTTGTTAAGGCGGTGAAATTGGGGTCGTTGGCTTGGGGTTTGGCTTCGGCGTTTGGGTACTTTTATATGGTTTCGGCTTGGGGAGGATATGtgtttattattaatttgatTCCTCTGTATGTGTTGGTTTTGTTGATTACTGGGAGGTATTCGATGAGATTGTATGTTGCGTATAATAGTATGTATATCTTGGGGATGCTGCTTGCAATGCAGATTCGGTTTGTTGGATTTCAGCACGTGCAGTCAGGGGAACATATGGCTGCAATGGGAGTGTTCTTCTTGATGCAG GTCTTTTACTTCTTAGATTGGGTTAAGCATCAACTCAATGATATAAAGCTGTTTCAAGCCTTTTTGAGGATAACTGTAACATGCGCAGTTGGTGTCGGTGCTGTGGCTTTGGGAGTTGGCACTGCATCTGGGTACATTTCCCCCTGGACAGGTCGATTTTACTCCCTGCTGGATCCAACTTATGCTAAAGATCACATCCCCATAATTGCATCTGTATCTGAGCATCAACCAACGGCATGGTCATCTTTCATGTTTGACTTTCACATCTTGCTTTTCCTTTTCCCTGCGGGTCTCTATTTCTGCTTCAAGCGATTGTCAGATGCCACCATATTTATTGTGATGTATGGTCTCACAAGCATGTATTTTGCTGGAGTCATGGTTCGGTTGATTCTAGTTGCTACACCTGCAGTATGCCTTATTAGTGCTATTGCAGTCTCAGCCACAATTAAAAATTTAACTCAGCTGTTAAGGGCAAAGAACAAGGTTACCCTCTCTGCTTCTGGAAAAGGTTCAACTGGCACAAAGGCTTCTTCTAAG GGTTTGGGCGATCAATCTCTACCTTTCCAAAAAAATGGGGCTATAGCATTGCTTGTGGGAGCCTTTTACTTGCTTAGTAGATATGCTACGCACTGTACTTGGGTCACATCAGAGGCATATTCATCTCCATCCATTGTCTTGGCTGCAAGGGGTCACCATGGCCAAAGGGTCATTTTTGATGATTATCGTGAAGCATATTTCTGGTTGCGGCAGAATACTCCTCAGGATGCCAAGGTGATGTCGTGGTGGGATTATGGATATCAGATCACTGCCATGGCAAACAGAACTGTGATTGTGGATAATAACACCTGGAATAACACCCACATAGCTACAGTTGGGCGTGCAATGTCTTCGTATGAGGATGAAGCATATGAGATCATGAGATCACTGGATGTTGattatgtgttggttgtttttggAGGTGTTACTGGTTACTCTTCTGATGATATCAACAA ATTTTTGTGGATGGTGAGAATTGGAGGAGGTGTCTTCCCTATCATCAAGGAACCTGATTATCTTGTTAACGGCGAGTATCGAGTTGACAAGGGTGCAGCTCCAAAGATGTTGAACTGTCTGAT GTACAAATTATGCTACTACCGGTTTGGAGAGCTGACAACAGAATATGGCAAACCTCCTGG GTATGACAGAGCCAGAGGAGTTGAAATTGGAAATAAAGATGTAAAACTTGAGCACTTAGAAGAGGCGTTCACGACATCTAACTGGATCGTCAGAATTTACAAAGTTAAACCACCAAACAACCGGTGGTAA
- the LOC141712008 gene encoding G-type lectin S-receptor-like serine/threonine-protein kinase At4g27290 codes for MWYRISSSTVIWVANREIPINSTSGVLKLTTSGTLNIFRNTSDLTPIWSSNASFSVQNPVAELRENGNFVIREENDDNPVSFFWQSFDHPTDTLFSGMKLGKNFVTGQEWYLSCWKNSDDPAQGEYTYRLDPTGYPHNVIMKGQNLTFQTGAWNGVRFSGRPKSSGNTMYTHKVVINKEEVYYMFEQINSSVSRLMINQSGKGQRWTWLQQAQKWSILYEVPSDNCDNYNICGAYGDCNINNGPVCGCLEKFVPIDVDAWTKGDWGSGCTRKKPLDCQKGDGFRKYSHIKEPDTLSTWIDERINLKECKKSCLRNCSCMAYASLNISKGETGCLQWFGDLKDIREVSEGGADLFIRVAFSDSDREKNKATFIISLSVVGGVCLLGLPLAFCIWKIIKKKSKLKRSKGILQGSPKGILRGSSKEHSNMSQKEDPDLPYFSLTTLLHATNNFANSNKIGQGGFGPVFKGILEDGQQVAVKCLSETSTQGTNEFMNEVKFIAKLQHRNLVRLLGYCTDEENKMLIYEYMPNKSLDWHIFNEFRNKLLDWPKRFHIIDGIARGLLYLHQDSRLRIVHRDLKASNILLDVKMDAKISDFGTARSFRENETTASTNQLAGTFGYMPPEYALDGILSVKSDVFSFGVLALETVCGKRNREFIHSDHLQHLSGHAWRLHREGRTLELVHQNISQESDYALEMIRTIHIALLCVQQSREERPDMATVVLMLGSNGELPMPSQPGFFTEGNIVGSDADDNTLLEGR; via the exons ATGTGGTATCGTATCTCTTCATCAACTGTGATATGGGTTGCTAATAGAGAGATACCTATCAATAGTACCTCGGGTGTATTAAAGCTCACTACTTCGGGGACTctcaatattttcagaaacaCAAGTGACCTCACTCCAATATGGTCTTCCAATGCATCGTTTTCTGTTCAAAATCCAGTAGCAGAGCTTCGCGAAAATGGGAATTTTGTGATTAGAGAGGAAAATGACGATAACCCCGTTAGTTTCTTCTGGCAGAGTTTTGATCATCCAACTGATACACTATTTTCCGGAATGAAACTAGGAAAGAATTTTGTGACAGGTCAAGAATGGTATCTGTCTTGTTGGAAGAATAGTGATGATCCAGCTCAAGGAGAATATACATATAGGTTGGATCCTACTGGATACCCGCACAATGTTATTATGAAAGGTCAAAATTTGACGTTTCAAACCGGAGCTTGGAATGGTGTTCGATTTAGTGGCAGGCCAAAGTCTAGTGGTAACACAATGTACACCCACAAAGTGGTTATTAATAAGGAGGAGGTGTACTACATGTTTGAGCAGATCAATAGCTCAGTATCAAGGTTGATGATAAATCAAAGTGGCAAAGGGCAGCGTTGGACATGGCTTCAGCAAGCACAAAAATGGAGCATTTTGTATGAGGTACCATCAGATAATTGTGATAATTATAATATTTGTGGGGCCTATGGTGACTGCAATATTAATAATGGACCGGTGTGCGGATGTTTAGAGAAGTTTGTTCCAATAGATGTAGATGCTTGGACCAAGGGAGATTGGGGTAGTGGGTGTACAAGGAAGAAACCGCTTGATTGCCAAAAAGGCGACGGATTTCGCAAGTATTCTCATATTAAGGAACCGGATACACTTTCCACCTGGATTGATGAGAGAATAAATCTTAAGGAATGTAAAAAATCATGCTTGAGAAACTGCTCTTGTATGGCTTATGCTAGTTTGAATATTTCAAAAGGTGAAACTGGATGTTTACAGTGGTTTGGGGACCTGAAGGACATTAGAGAAGTATCTGAAGGAGGTGCAGATTTATTCATAAGGGTGGCCTTCTCAGATTCAG ACAGGGAAAAGAATAAAGCTACATTCATAATTAGCTTATCAGTTGTGGGTGGAGTTTGTTTACTAGGTTTACCCTTGGCATTTTGTATATGGAAAATAAtaaagaagaaatcaaagctcAAGAGATCAAAAG GAATTCTTCAAGGCAGTCCAAAAGGAATTCTTAGAGGTAGTTCAAAAGAACACAGCAATATGAGCCAGAAAGAAGATCCAGATTTGCCATACTTTAGCTTAACCACTTTACTTCATGCAACTAATAATTTTGCTAACAGTAATAAGATTGGACAAGGTGGATTCGGACCAGTTTTTAAG GGAATATTGGAAGACGGACAACAAGTAGCTGTCAAGTGCCTCTCAGAAACTTCTACACAAGGAACTAATGAGTTCATGAACGAAGTTAAATTTATTGCTAAACTTCAACATCGAAATCTTGTTAGGCTTCTTGGATACTGCACCGATGAGGAAAACAAGATGTTGATTTACGAATACATGCCTAACAAAAGCTTGGATTGGCATATATTCA ATGAATTTCGCAACAAGTTACTGGACTGGCCTAAACGTTTCCACATTATTGATGGAATTGCCCGGGGtcttctttatcttcatcaagATTCACGGCTTAGAATTGTCCACAGAGATCTCAAAGCAAGCAATATTTTGCTAGATGTTAAGATGGATGCAAAAATCTCTGACTTTGGCACTGCAAGAAGTTTCAGGGAAAATGAGACCACAGCAAGCACAAACCAACTCGCTGGGACATT CGGCTACATGCCCCCTGAGTATGCGTTGGATGGAATCCTTTCTGTAAAATCAGATGTATTTAGCTTCGGAGTTCTAGCACTAGAAACTGTGTGTGGAAAAAGAAACAGAGAATTCATTCATAGTGACCACCTCCAACATCTATCCGGACAT GCATGGAGACTACATAGAGAAGGCAGGACACTGGAACTGGTGCATCAGAACATAAGTCAAGAGTCAGACTATGCGCTTGAAATGATACGCACAATCCATATCGCGCTCTTATGTGTGCAACAGTCTCGAGAAGAAAGGCCGGACATGGCGACTGTGGTTCTAATGCTTGGTAGCAACGGAGAGTTGCCTATGCCTTCGCAACCTGGTTTCTTTACTGAAGGAAATATTGTTGGAAGCGATGCTGATGACAATACTCTATTAGAAGGTCGATGA
- the LOC141712009 gene encoding E3 ubiquitin-protein ligase RING1 codes for MFSGGSSTGGTTNTSQQYFCYECNRNVTITSHSASSELVCPNCNGGFLEEIENPNPNSSHSGLNSNPNPFFSFSSDNLAPFPSFTGGSPFMFSTNLAGDDPTELSNIFSGGADRADEFNPFAFLQNYLNTLRASGANIQFVVDGNNTSTNLSGANLGDYFVGPGLEQLIQQLAENDPNRYGTPPAAKSAVEALPIVKISQEMLGCDFSECAVCKESFGLDEEARQMPCKHIYHSDCIMPWLEMHNSCPVCRFELPTDDPEYENRARDGSGGVGGSQESAETPRTMERRFRIQLPWQQVRMSGEGSNSRDGNDNAGGSNSGGQAREEDLD; via the coding sequence ATGTTTTCCGGCGGATCTTCTACCGGCGGCACCACAAACACATCACAACAATACTTCTGCTACGAATGCAACCGCAACGTCACTATTACATCACACTCCGCTTCTTCTGAACTAGTTTGCCCCAATTGTAACGGTGGCTTTCTCGAAGAAATcgaaaaccctaaccctaattcatCTCATTCGGGTCTCAATTCCAACCCGAACCCGTTCTTCTCCTTCTCCTCCGACAATCTCGCTCCCTTTCCTTCTTTCACCGGAGGCTCTCCCTTCATGTTCTCGACTAATCTCGCCGGCGACGATCCCACCGAGCTGAGCAACATCTTCTCCGGCGGCGCCGATCGGGCCGATGAGTTCAATCCGTTTGCGTTTCTGCAGAACTATCTCAACACGCTTCGAGCTAGCGGTGCGAATATTCAGTTTGTTGTGGATGGGAACAATACTAGTACTAATTTGAGTGGAGCGAATCTCGGTGACTATTTTGTTGGACCTGGACTTGAACAGCTGATTCAGCAGTTAGCTGAGAATGATCCGAATCGATACGGAACGCCTCCTGCTGCCAAATCAGCTGTCGAGGCGCTTCCGATTGTAAAAATTAGTCAGGAGATGCTTGGTTGTGATTTTTCCGAGTGTGCGGTTTGTAAAGAGAGTTTTGGTTTAGATGAGGAAGCTAGGCAGATGCCTTGTAAGCATATCTATCATAGTGATTGTATTATGCCGTGGTTGGAGATGCATAATTCGTGTCCGGTTTGTAGGTTTGAGTTGCCTACTGATGATCCCGAGTATGAGAATAGGGCTAGGGATGGGAGTGGAGGAGTTGGGGGATCACAGGAGAGTGCGGAGACTCCGAGGACTATGGAGAGGAGGTTTAGGATACAGTTGCCGTGGCAGCAGGTTAGGATGTCGGGGGAAGGTAGTAATAGCAGAGACGGGAATGACAATGCTGGTGGATCCAACTCTGGTGGTCAAGCTAGGGAAGAAGATCTGGACTAG